One Chlorobaculum limnaeum genomic window carries:
- a CDS encoding NADH-quinone oxidoreductase subunit A, translated as MDQTLSGFGAVFVFLVLGIVFVAGGYLTARMLRPSRPNPEKNSTYECGEPAVGSAWVKFNIRFYIVALIFIIFDVEVVFLYPWATVFKPLGTFALVEVLIFAGILVVGLVYAWVKGDLDWVRPTPNIPKMPELPNRRSGKANG; from the coding sequence ATGGATCAGACGTTAAGTGGTTTTGGTGCCGTATTCGTGTTTCTCGTGCTCGGTATCGTTTTTGTCGCCGGTGGCTACCTGACGGCGAGAATGCTCAGGCCGAGCAGGCCCAACCCTGAAAAGAATTCGACTTACGAGTGCGGCGAGCCTGCGGTCGGAAGCGCTTGGGTCAAGTTCAACATCCGCTTTTATATCGTCGCCCTTATCTTTATCATCTTCGACGTCGAAGTCGTCTTTCTCTATCCCTGGGCAACCGTTTTCAAACCGCTTGGTACCTTTGCGCTTGTCGAAGTGCTGATCTTTGCAGGCATTCTTGTGGTGGGTCTGGTTTATGCCTGGGTCAAGGGTGATCTCGACTGGGTTCGCCCGACTCCGAATATTCCGAAAATGCCGGAACTGCCGAATCGCCGCTCCGGCAAGGCGAACGGATAA
- a CDS encoding tetratricopeptide repeat protein codes for MNTIDMPDQKMTGTLPERERQYRQALECIENQEYGQAISILDELAGAACRDPKVRYARAVALLSNGEYRRAGTDLVFTVALDRSQLQAYCHLGFVLLTMGKEESAIEVLEEALRLDPCFVEAWCMLADVHMDLGEHDKALDALDKAHELQPGNTEVHCKLAMYYMSRGDMRGLRAEYEVLRELEPEVAAQIAELLP; via the coding sequence ATGAACACTATCGATATGCCAGATCAGAAGATGACCGGAACCCTGCCGGAGCGAGAGCGGCAGTATCGCCAGGCGCTCGAATGCATCGAGAATCAGGAGTACGGCCAGGCGATCTCCATCCTCGACGAGCTTGCCGGAGCAGCTTGCCGTGATCCGAAGGTGCGCTATGCGCGCGCCGTGGCGTTGCTCTCCAACGGTGAGTACCGCCGCGCGGGCACCGATCTCGTCTTCACCGTCGCGCTCGACCGCTCGCAACTCCAGGCCTACTGCCATCTCGGTTTCGTGCTGCTGACGATGGGCAAGGAGGAGTCGGCCATCGAGGTGCTCGAAGAAGCGCTGCGTCTCGACCCATGCTTCGTTGAGGCGTGGTGCATGCTGGCCGATGTCCACATGGATCTCGGCGAGCACGACAAGGCGCTCGATGCGCTCGACAAGGCCCACGAGCTTCAGCCCGGAAATACCGAGGTGCACTGCAAGCTCGCCATGTATTATATGTCGCGGGGCGACATGCGCGGCCTCAGGGCGGAGTACGAGGTGCTCAGGGAACTCGAGCCGGAGGTGGCCGCCCAGATCGCCGAGCTGCTTCCCTGA
- a CDS encoding ferrochelatase, with amino-acid sequence MVAFTVSGRRYRVVLVTYGEVEKLTVRALWPSSRKIIEVITRKIVKLPKLLIYMIADYRSAKHYLDWKLHRYRSRLVEINRQQALGVEAALRRNPRFAGDADEIEVADAYYFVPPYLEEVLDRFRGCSDGIVVVPMFPVESAFSCGPACQMVIDHFGENHLGALRVVRGLWKDEALHRLYLDHLFASLPSGWKGSESKGKQGLVLVIHGTIVKNRRGEKPSVFTGLEETMEFFRVMREKIMADPRNAFGEVKLGCLNHSRGGEWTPETVERALEEFAAEGTGSVAMFPFGYFADNSETDYEAKKMLERSSAGRKHYIPCINDSPAFAEWLASRIATEIGVLDVQREAFGGGQPGK; translated from the coding sequence ATGGTGGCTTTCACTGTGAGCGGACGGCGTTACAGGGTGGTGCTGGTGACATACGGGGAGGTCGAGAAGCTTACCGTCCGCGCGCTCTGGCCGAGTTCGAGAAAAATCATCGAGGTGATCACGCGCAAGATCGTCAAGCTTCCGAAGCTCCTGATCTACATGATCGCCGATTACCGTTCGGCCAAACACTACCTCGACTGGAAGCTGCATCGCTACCGCTCGCGCCTCGTGGAGATCAACCGCCAACAGGCGCTCGGCGTGGAAGCGGCGCTGAGGCGCAATCCGCGATTTGCCGGAGACGCTGACGAAATCGAGGTTGCCGATGCCTATTATTTCGTGCCGCCATACCTCGAAGAGGTGCTCGATCGGTTCCGGGGTTGCTCGGATGGCATTGTTGTCGTGCCAATGTTTCCTGTCGAGTCGGCGTTTTCGTGCGGCCCGGCCTGCCAGATGGTGATCGACCATTTTGGCGAGAATCATCTCGGCGCGTTGCGAGTGGTGCGAGGACTTTGGAAAGACGAAGCGCTGCATCGCCTCTATCTCGATCACCTTTTCGCTTCGCTGCCGTCCGGCTGGAAAGGGTCGGAGAGCAAAGGGAAGCAAGGTCTTGTGCTGGTCATTCACGGCACCATTGTCAAAAATCGCCGCGGGGAAAAGCCTTCGGTGTTTACCGGTCTTGAGGAGACGATGGAGTTTTTCAGGGTGATGCGCGAGAAAATCATGGCCGATCCGCGCAATGCGTTCGGCGAGGTGAAGCTTGGTTGCCTGAATCACAGCAGGGGAGGGGAGTGGACGCCGGAAACGGTCGAACGGGCGCTCGAAGAGTTTGCCGCTGAAGGCACTGGCTCGGTGGCGATGTTTCCGTTCGGCTATTTCGCCGACAACAGCGAGACCGACTACGAGGCAAAAAAGATGCTTGAACGTTCATCCGCCGGGCGGAAGCACTATATTCCCTGCATCAACGACTCTCCGGCGTTCGCCGAGTGGCTGGCGTCGAGGATCGCCACCGAGATCGGGGTGCTCGATGTGCAGCGCGAGGCTTTCGGCGGCGGCCAGCCGGGGAAATGA
- a CDS encoding phosphatase PAP2 family protein: MQFDTRRFASLVSWVISPVVVAPAVYLLIVFFGYSSQPRYLDWFLVLLLSATIAPMFLIYGLKKIGRISDYNITFREQRFLPLLVLVGVNLVGYELMKQLDAPRFLSGILLFNAVNTVFILLVTLQWKISIHLFSLTSSIALLVLSLGAPALALLCFVPLLMWSRIYLKAHNFMQTLVGSFIGFLLMYGEFKWWLSL; encoded by the coding sequence ATGCAGTTCGATACTCGCCGGTTCGCCTCCCTGGTTTCATGGGTCATCAGTCCTGTCGTCGTGGCGCCGGCAGTCTATCTGCTTATTGTCTTTTTTGGCTATTCATCCCAGCCCCGTTATCTCGACTGGTTTTTGGTGCTGCTTCTTTCGGCCACCATCGCGCCGATGTTCCTGATCTATGGCCTGAAAAAGATCGGACGCATTTCCGATTACAACATCACCTTCCGGGAGCAGCGATTCCTGCCGCTTTTGGTGCTGGTCGGCGTCAATCTGGTTGGCTATGAACTGATGAAGCAGCTTGATGCGCCTCGCTTTCTCTCCGGTATTCTGCTTTTCAACGCCGTTAATACGGTTTTCATCCTTCTGGTGACGCTTCAGTGGAAAATCAGCATCCATCTGTTTTCGCTGACCTCTTCGATCGCGCTTCTGGTCTTGTCCCTCGGCGCGCCCGCGCTGGCGCTGCTCTGTTTCGTGCCGCTTCTGATGTGGTCACGCATCTACCTCAAGGCGCATAATTTCATGCAGACGCTTGTCGGCAGCTTTATCGGTTTTCTCCTGATGTACGGCGAATTCAAATGGTGGCTTTCACTGTGA